GTGTGAACGCGACAGCGAGAGATGTCGGAGTCGGCTCGGTGAAGATACGCGGATGCGTCACGATGCGCACGAAGCCGCTGAGGATCATGTCGGCGAGGCCGACGCGCTCGGTCAGCAGTGCGGTGTTGAGCCACTGCGCATGCACCTCATGGTCGGTCGAGTCCGCGCGGAACGCGTAGATCAGCACGTTCACGTCGGGAACGAAGAGGGTCATGCGCTCTTGTCCAGCGCGTCCCACACGGCATCCCGATCATCCAGGTCGATCAGGCTGCCGGGGTTCTTCGGCACATATGTCGGAAGTGGTGTGGGCGCATCATCGGGAACCTCACGAGCCAGATGTTCGCGCAGCGCCTCTTCGAGGTAACTGGTGAACGTGCGTCCCTCGGCGGCTGCACGCGACTTCGCCGCGCGCGCGAGCACGTCGGACAGGTTCAGTGTGGTGCGCATGCAGATCAGCATACCCGGCTCGGCAGATATCTGCACCCAATGTCGGTGGCCTGTTCGATGATTGAGTATGGCAACTTTCACCGACGTCGCGGCGCTGATCCCCACCCTGTGTGGGCAGCTCGGCGACAGAGGTGACGCTGATCTCGCGCAGGCGTCGATGATGCTGATGACGGATGCCGACGTCGTGAAGGTGCTCGAAGAGACCGCGGCGCTTTCACGGCAGGTCGAGCAGATCCAGGTGGCGGCGGCGGGTGTGATCGCTGTGCGCTCAAGGCGCGACCAGGGGCACTCGGGGCTGTCGGCGTCGCGTGGGCATCGGTCCGCGTCGGCGCTGATCCAGGACGTCACGGGGTCGACCAAGGCGGATGCGAATCGCAAGGTGCGCGTGGGTGAGGCGCTCATCGATGACGCCGAGTCGGATGCCTACGACGGCGATCCGAAGCGCGAAGAGCGCCCGACTGCTGCGCCCTGGTACCAGCCGCTTCGCGACGCGCTGCGCGATGACCGACTCACTTCGGCCCAGTTCGACGCGATCCGGCGCGGGCTGGGAGAGCTTCCGGAGATCGGCGCGGATGCCATGGATGCTGACGCCCGCGCGCAGGCGGAGGAGGAGTTGCGCGACGCGTGGGCTCGAGCGGCGGAGCACCTGATCGATGAGGCGTCCGACCGCACGGTCGAGGAGCTGTGGCAGCAGGCGCGCACGATCCGCGACCTGCTCGACCCGGAGGGTGCGGAAGCGCGGTTCCTGGAGCGTTTCGAGAAGCGGTCGTTCCGCACCTACCTCGGGCAGGACGGGCAGAAGCGCGCGAGCATTGTTCTCGACGACGAAGGCGACCTGTTCCTCGAGACCGTGCTCGCCGCCGCGCTGCGCCCACGGCGAGGTGGTCCGCGGTTCGTGGATTCCGAGGAGATTGCCCAGGCGGCATCGCTCGCCGACGACCCGCGCACGAATGACCAGCTCGCCTACGACCTGATCATGGATGTGCTGCGGGCGGGCGCCCTGACAGATGCCGAGAGTGTGTTCGGCACGCGGCAGGCGGGGGTGCGCCTGGTTCAGGTGGTGGATGTCGACGGCCGCCGTGCCCCGACCGCGCACAGCGAAGACCACCTGGTCTCGGTGCCGGGTGCCGTCGCCGAGCAGCACCTCTGCGACAGCGGCTTCGTGCCGGTCCTCGTCGACTCCTGCAAGCCCCTCGATGTCGGGCGGGAACAGCGATTGTTCACCCCGAGGCAGCGCATCGCTCTCGCGATCCGAGACGGCGGATGCCGTTGGAAGGGCTGCGACCGTCCGGCGTCGTATTGCGAGGCGCATCACGTTGATGAATGGCACCGGGATCAGGGCCGGACGGACGTCGACCGCGGCATCCTGCTCTGCCGCTTTCATCACATGGAACTGCATCACGGCGGCTGGCGAATCACCCGCGATCGAGACGAAGACTTCGTGCTCCATCACCCTTCGGGGGAGAGGTCTGCCCTGCGCGACCGGGCGGTTCTCACCTACGCCTTCGGAGGGATCGACCCGCCACCCAAGCGGTTCAGACCCGCGGCCTGAGATCGGGCAACTCAGCCCCGATTGCGTGGATGCTGTTTCGCTGCGCGCTCGTTGCCGCGCTTGTAATTGCCGGTCCAGCGCGCCATCGCACCCTGCGGGTCGACCTCGGCATCCGACAGGAACTCCGCGGCACGCGCACCCCGCAGCACCGTCACCTTGCGGTCGTGATGGGAGATGACGACGCTGCCGTCGGCGCGCTCGGCATATTCGAAGCCGCTGGGGGCGCCCATCAGCTCAGCACCAACAGGTCGCCGACCTCGCACTCGAGCGCCTCGCAGATCGCGCGCAGCGTCGAATACCGGATCGCCCGCGCGCGGTCGTTCTTCAGTACAGAGAGGTTCACGATGCTCACTCCCACGCGCCCGCTCAGCTCGGTCAGAGTCATCCCGCGCTCGGCGAGCAGCTCGTCCAGCCGGCAGTGGATGCCGGTGAGCTCGTCGTCCGATTCTGCAGGACTCATACCAACCCCTCCGTCTCCCGCTGCAGCACAGCGCCGTATCGGAAGATCGCCGACAGGGCGAAGAGTCCGACAGCAACCGCGAACGGCCAGACAGGGATGCTGAGCATGAATGGTATCTGGACGTCATCGGACCACTCCAGTGATCGGGCCGCGAGCGTCATCCCCACTGACGTTGCGATTCCACTCAGCGCCCCGCCTGCCATAACGGCGATCGATGTGACCCCGAATGTCCGGAACACGGTCGGGTGGAAGGGCTCCCGCATTCCTGCCCTTCTCGTGGCTGTGTGGATCGCCCACGCGA
Above is a genomic segment from Microbacterium sp. W4I4 containing:
- a CDS encoding CopG family transcriptional regulator, whose product is MRTTLNLSDVLARAAKSRAAAEGRTFTSYLEEALREHLAREVPDDAPTPLPTYVPKNPGSLIDLDDRDAVWDALDKSA
- a CDS encoding HNH endonuclease signature motif containing protein, coding for MATFTDVAALIPTLCGQLGDRGDADLAQASMMLMTDADVVKVLEETAALSRQVEQIQVAAAGVIAVRSRRDQGHSGLSASRGHRSASALIQDVTGSTKADANRKVRVGEALIDDAESDAYDGDPKREERPTAAPWYQPLRDALRDDRLTSAQFDAIRRGLGELPEIGADAMDADARAQAEEELRDAWARAAEHLIDEASDRTVEELWQQARTIRDLLDPEGAEARFLERFEKRSFRTYLGQDGQKRASIVLDDEGDLFLETVLAAALRPRRGGPRFVDSEEIAQAASLADDPRTNDQLAYDLIMDVLRAGALTDAESVFGTRQAGVRLVQVVDVDGRRAPTAHSEDHLVSVPGAVAEQHLCDSGFVPVLVDSCKPLDVGREQRLFTPRQRIALAIRDGGCRWKGCDRPASYCEAHHVDEWHRDQGRTDVDRGILLCRFHHMELHHGGWRITRDRDEDFVLHHPSGERSALRDRAVLTYAFGGIDPPPKRFRPAA
- a CDS encoding helix-turn-helix transcriptional regulator, with the protein product MSPAESDDELTGIHCRLDELLAERGMTLTELSGRVGVSIVNLSVLKNDRARAIRYSTLRAICEALECEVGDLLVLS